The Geoglobus acetivorans genome window below encodes:
- a CDS encoding helix-turn-helix domain-containing protein encodes MYLAKIRVNQHTCSLAVATSMGNATIELLEYILLNDDEALFLGRITRMDGDPSKCFNAIENHPSTRFFQILEKTKTNLDFLAVIRDTTGIKAFEESYCFIKPPIIVEGGSKLYTVYAPELKFLRNAYEKLRKVGNWEVLEVRSIIGEKGETLTERQYAVLKAAYEMGYFDRKRKVTLEDIATALNVSKSAVHKHIQEGLCKIISRYFAETE; translated from the coding sequence ATGTATCTCGCAAAAATCAGGGTGAATCAGCACACCTGTTCTCTCGCAGTTGCCACGTCAATGGGCAACGCAACAATTGAACTTCTTGAATATATTCTTTTGAATGACGATGAGGCTCTGTTTCTCGGAAGGATAACGAGAATGGACGGAGATCCGAGCAAGTGCTTCAATGCGATAGAAAATCACCCCAGCACAAGATTTTTTCAGATTCTTGAAAAGACCAAGACGAACCTGGACTTCCTTGCAGTTATACGGGATACAACCGGCATCAAAGCATTTGAAGAATCATACTGCTTCATAAAGCCACCCATCATCGTTGAAGGGGGTTCAAAACTGTACACGGTTTACGCTCCTGAACTCAAGTTTCTCAGGAATGCCTATGAAAAGCTGAGGAAAGTCGGCAACTGGGAAGTCCTCGAGGTCAGGAGCATAATCGGTGAAAAGGGTGAGACTCTTACTGAAAGACAGTATGCGGTGCTGAAGGCAGCGTATGAAATGGGATATTTCGACAGAAAGCGAAAGGTAACACTTGAGGATATTGCCACCGCCTTAAACGTATCCAAGAGTGCAGTGCACAAGCACATCCAGGAGGGGCTTTGTAAGATAATTTCAAGATATTTTGCGGAGACTGAGTAA